In the Lepidochelys kempii isolate rLepKem1 chromosome 4, rLepKem1.hap2, whole genome shotgun sequence genome, TCCTGCTGTTGTAAGTAACCCAGGTTTTAACCCACACCGTGTAACCAGCTGAGACTGTGACTAAGCCAAGACTCCACTTAGGAGGCCTGGCTGAAAAGACACAGCGTGGGCTCTGGGCACTGCAGCCCTTACATTAAAACGTATGCCCAGGAGGAAGCATGTGTTTTGACCAGCAGGGCTGGAATTAGAGGCCTGTGTGCTGTGGAGGGGCCCCCTGGTCTGAGGGGGCCCCAGGAGCTGTGGGGATTCGCTCAACCCCAGGAAAGGTGCCCTCCATGGGGTGTAATAACCTTCCACTCCTTCAGCCCCACCTGCACCCAACGTTGCTCTTTGCTAACAAAACAACCTGAGGACACAAAATCGCCTCCAGGCACCCTTAACTCTGCCTGTGCCATCCTGCAGCTCCAgcactgcagcagggcagaggcccagcctgggaggcactggggtggTGCTGAACAGCGGGGGAATATGGGAAACAGCTGCAGTACAGAAATCACATGTGCACCTATTAGACATTGCTAAGGCTGAGAGTctttcatggaggtcacggattccgtggCTTCCCGGGACTGCCaggacttctgcagcagccggtgcaGCTGAGCCCAGACGCTgtggccagctgcaccagcccctgctgccctggagcagcagcatctgctggagcccccccgcacccccaagaGCGCCTAAGTTTTAGTTGGCGTATATCggacaagtcatggacaggtcggagcagtgactttttgtttattgctatGACCCGTTggagacttttactaaaaatacccctgactaaatggCAGCCTTAAACTTTGCCCAGCCAGGCTCACAGCCTCCTCTCCGCCCCTGGGCTCTGCCGGCAGAGGGGAGGCATCAGGACGGGGGCGGAGCCAGGATTGGCCGGACTCCGCCCATATTCTGCGCTGTGGGCAGAACGCAGCAGGGTGCGCGAGCAAGTCAACCGCTCAACAATCACGAGCCAATTAGAGGGCGCGGCTTGCGGGCGCGTGCGCAGTAACGCGAGCTGTCGGGGCCGGGTGACGGCGGGCTGTAGCCGCTGGATGCGCCCTGGCACCGTCATGGCGGCCGGCGGGCGGCTCCTGCTCAtatccctgctgctgctcctgagcGGGCCGGGGCTTGCGCGGGGCTGGGACCAGCCGGGTAAGGACGCGACCCCTCCCCGCGGGGGGCGCGGGAGCCGGGCTGCGTGGGTCTCTCCTGGGCCTTGGCGGGTGGCCGGTCCGCCTGCCCCGGTCTCAGCGCCCCGAGAGGGCGGGAGCCCTCCGTGCCCACGCCCAGCCCTCCTGCGGGCCGAGCCACCGCACGAGCCCTTGTTAACCTGGGAGAGCAGAGGGCACGCGGGGTTGGGAGCCTTGCGCTGACGCTGCCTCGCAGCCCGCCGCTAAGCAGGCGCAGGCCCCGCAGGGTACCAGAGCCGGCAGAAGCAGGTGCTCAGTGCAGGGGAAAACAGGCCAGACCTGGGGAAAACCATCTCCTCCTGGCATGCTCCCGCGTAGTCAGGTAGGTTTACCAAGCGCCCTCAAATTCCCAGCTCTTTATACCCCTCAGCAAACCAGTGATGTCGTTGCCAGGTACTGGCCCCAGCTAAAAACACTGGGACACTGTCACCCTTAGTTCTAGTCTCAATCCAGATGAGTTTTAcaacctcctttctccccaaggcctttcctcccctccttcctgttgatcaacaggttttccattccacCTGCGTTCACATGGGCTTCACTTTTAAGATAAcgctggtggggtgggaaggtttATGTTTGCTCCTTTTAAGACATGTTTTAGAGTGgttgccatgttagtctgtatcagcaaaaacaacaaggaatccttgtagcaccttagagaaattaaacaacaaatttatttgggcataagcttttgtgggctaaaacccacttcatcaggtgcttggagtggaacatacaatagggaggtataaatacatagcatatgaaaagatgggagttgccttaccaagttcagtgctaatgagccaattcagttaaggtggaagtgggctattctcagcagtggacaagaaggggtggaaatcacttttgtagtgctaatgaggccaatgtaaatgtaaacaaggtggcccagttcaaacagttaacaagaaggtgagtatcagcagggggaagttagtttttgtagtgacgcatccactcccagtctttattcaggcctaatttgatggtgtccagtttgcaaattaattccagttctgcagttcatagaatcatagaatatcagggttggaagggacctcaggaggtcatctagtccaaccccctgctcaaagtaggaccaatccccaatttttttttgccccagatccctaaatggccccctcaaggattgaactcacaaccctggatttagcaggccaatggtcaaaccactgaactatccctcccccgcaacagtttcttgttggagtctgtttttgcagattttttgttgaagaatggccacttttaagtctgttattgagtatccagggagattgaagtgttctcctactggtttttgaatgttataattcctgatgtcagatctgtgtccatttattcttttgcttagagactgtccggccaatgtacatggcagagggacgttgctggcacatgatggcctatatcacattggcagatgtgcaggtgaatgagccctgatggtgtggctggtgtggttAAAAACCATCTCCAGTCACCTCTGTTAGTCACAGGCCTTCTTTTTATAAACTTCCCCtcacccagtggttctcaagctatggcccacaggccgctTGCAGCCcgatcagcacagagctgcggcccatgtgacagcCTCaaggccatacaggtagtattggatgtggcCCCCGTAACACattgtggcccacaatggtaaataggttgagaatcactgccctaaTCTCAttagacagaatactgggctagatggaccactggacTGACCCATtcaaaagcacaagaacaaatcggcacagacacacccctggaaccccgacctggggtattctatcggCTACCCGAGATCCATAAACCtcgaaatcctggacgccccatcatctcaggcattggcaccctgacagcaggattgtctggctatgtagactccctcctcaggccctacgctaccagcactcccagctatcttcgagacaccgctgacttcctgaggaaactacaagccatcggtgatcttcctgaaaacactatcctggccactatggatgtagaagccctctacaccaacattccacacaaagatggactacaagccatcaggaacagtatccccggtaatgtcacggcaaacctggtggctgaacttcgtgactttgtcctcacccgtaactatttcacatttggagagaatgtataccttcaaatcagcggcactgctatgggtacccgcatggccccacagtatgccaacatttttatggctgacttagaacaatgcttcctcacctctcgtcccctaatgcccctagtctacttgtgctatattgatgacatcttcatcatcatcatctggacccatggaaaagaagcccttgaggaattccaccatgatttcaacaatttccatcccaccatcaacctcagcctggaccagtccacacaagagatccacttcctggacactacagtgctaataagcgatggtcacataaacgccaccctataccggaaacttactgaccgctattcccacctacatgcctccagctttcacccaggccacaccacacgatccattgtctacagccaagctctaagacacaaccgcatttgctccaacccttcagacagagacaaacacctacaagatcactatcaagcattcttacaactacaatacccacctgctgaagtgaagaaacagattgacagagccagaagagtacccagaagtcacctactacaggacaggcccaacaaagaaaataacagaatgccactagccatcaccttcagcccccaactaaaacctctgcaacacatcatcaaggatctacaacctatcctgaaggatgacccatcgctctcacagacctagggagacaggcctgtccttgcctacagacagccccacaacctgaagcaaatactcaccagtgaccgcacaccacaccacagaaccactaacccaggaacctatccttgcaacaaagcccgttgccaactgtgtccacatatctattcaggggacaccatcatagggcctaatcacatcagccacactatcagcgctcattcacctgcacatctaccaatgtgatatatgccatcatgtgccagcaatgcccctctgccatgtacattggtcaaactggacagtctctacgtaaaagaataaatggacacaaatcagatgtcaagaattatgacattcataaaccagttggagaacacttcaatctctctggtcactcgatctctgacctaaaagtcgcaatattacaacaaaaagacttcaaacacagactccaaggagagactgctgaattggaattgttttgcaaactggatacaattaactcaggcttgaatagagactgggagtggatgaatcattacacaaagtaaaactatttcccgatgtttattctctctcccccccccccgccccaactgttcctcagacgtttttattaactgctggaaatggcccaccttgattatcactacaaaaggttttcttctccctcccccccacactcccccactctcctgctggtaatagctcatcttaagtgatcactctccttacagtaagaaaaggagtacttgtggcaccttaaagactaaccaatttattgagcataagctttcgtgagctacagctcacttcatcggacgcttatgctcaaataaattggttagtctctaaggtgccacaagtattccttttctttttgtgaatacagactaacgcggcagctactctgaaacctctccttacagtgtgtatgataacacccatttgttcatgttctgtgtgtatataaatctcctcactgtattttccactgaatgcatccaatgaagtgagctgtagctcacaaaagcttatgctcaaataaattggttagtctctaaggtgccacaagtactccttttctttttggactgACCCAGTGTTGCTGTTCTTGTGTATGCATTATTTAGGGTCTGTCTTCAAGTCTCTAAGAGGATTTTACTGTtttgtttgatttcattttttgtcCCCTTGAAAAACTATGATTGTGAgcgtttgtttgcttgtttgacCTGCATGGTTCATGTATTGTGGTAAATTTCTAGAAGGTGTAAGATACTTGGTGATCCTCATTAGTAGGTGATAGTATGCTTAGTCATCATGATACAGCAAGCAtttaatttttgtgtcatttgggGATTCTTGACTTGGGGATTGTTCCTGTAGAGTTGGTATGTATAAATTGAAGAGAGCTAGTCTGAAATTAAACTGTTTTACTCGTCTTTCTTTCTTGACGTCTTCAGTTTGTATATTGCTGTCTTGAATTTGAGGGACTGGGACATGGATTGACTAAAGTCATAGGTTTTTCCTCCACTTCCATTTTGTACTAATTTCAGGTTCAGTCATGAGAATTTTTATGGAGTCTATGAAGCAgactatttttttctctttttttaaacaaatttgttCATGAGCATCTCTATGGTAAATACACAATCAGGGATTTGCTTTTCACAGAGAAACTATTGCATTGTAACCAAAGGTTCTTGCATAAGCCTGTATGtttttggtgaggtgccagctggGCTGTGACATACACAGTAACATCTCTTTGAAAGGAGTAGAACAGAGCTGGGTCCTATTAGCAGGGCCTGTCAGTGTCATAGACTTTCAACCACAATCACATTGTTGCTGGGAGTCTCAAGTGGTTTTTAAAGTGCTCCCTGTTCTGAAAGCACCGTGGCAGGCTGCTTGTGTTAACTATCACATTTACTCTTGTTCTGAAACAAGTTCTTCATGCATGCTAGTTCTGTTAATTTGTGTACTTCCTGTTTCAGGGAGGGTTTTGTTGCGGGAGATCCAAACTCTCACTCTCTACAGAGATGGATATACTACTTCTCGGCGGACATCTCCAGTCCCCCAGTTACAATGTACTGGAGGCACAGCTGGATGTGCATACGTCCCCGCGATTGTTCAGTGTTATAACAAAGGATGGGATGGCTTTGACATACAGGTAGCTTCACTTCAAAGTGCTTGTAAATGAAATGCTAAATATTAAATAAGAATCTCTTTGCACCGACTGAATGAAATTTTCAGCAACCATAAACTAAAAAGAATCACAAGAACATTTCTAAATTATAGTGCAGATTATTCCTTTAATgactgagtttgagacccctgttttaaacattttaccttagggccagtggcAGTCCTCAAATCATTCCAGCGGCTAATAATGTCagagaaaagaaaacttttatattgtattttttattttgaattttgtagaaataataaaactatcatacaactttatacaattcttcgcctgccagagagtttttagtgtttcccagacacctggcaacacttcagttctgtcagGTTGTTGATATTAGGTCTCAGTGACTGAAACCTTCAGGATTACAATAAGgtgtgcatcagatagttgtgctgggtattttgacttgtttatattcattgtggggggaggggaagtgacagtGCCTGACTCTGCCCAGTGattagtgatggtatctctgtccctctcccccagccagtgggagctgcggggggcagcgCCTGCAATAGACAGAGCCAGCTGCATGGGTCTCTCTTCCACagccgcagtggggaggttctcgggctgcAGACGCCTGTGGACCGGGACTTTGAGGCCCCTGGTTTAAAAGCACagttttaaagggacattgtctgTTAGTTTACACCCCAaacttaaattttgttttaaagaacactTGTCCAGTCAAATTTGAGCCAAATGTTGGGTTTCTTAAAATACACTTCCTAAAATCAAAGACCAATACAAAAGTCTCCATATTACCCATCTCTTTCTTTAGTGTAAAAATAAGatcttgtctacatgagaaagttgcagcagtttaacttaattatttttaaactgagtTAATTAAAATAGTGCAAGACCATTTATGGACACCCTTATTTTGGCTTTGCTAAAACAATTTGCCAATCAATTTATGCTAAACCTGAAACAAGGCATTCTGTAACCAAACACAGAGGTTTGTACCATCTTagctaaactgatttttaaaaccaatttaaggTAAACTGCTGCAACTTTCCCTTGTAGACAGGCTCATAGAAATATCTGAAAGTCAGATCTTTAAACCACATTTTTGCTTGAAATTTTAATATGTTATCCAATTGTCGAAAGTTTGGGTAATAGCAAAATAGGTTTCTGCGGAAGAAAAGCTGAAATGGGAGTCTTGGCAATAGAAACACTGAAAGATCTTGGTATTACTTTGTAAATTCGGTCGAACATGGATTTATAATTGCACGTGTCATTCTGAATTGTTTCTTCAGGAATTAACTATTTAAATCTTGCTAAAACTATATGTGCCCTATGGCTAAGGCCATTTTTTTGTTTGATGAGATAGGCACTTCTTTAGGAGTTGCATTTATGACTTTCTTTACAGAATGCTTTCATTACATCATGGTTTCTGATCCAGCAATTTAATCTATGTGGGCAACCCTTCTGTCTCACTTACGTCAATGGAGCGCCACCTGGATACAACAGTCTGTTGAcatggatcagattgcaggattggagccttgaTTAGTATTTCATTGTAACTACCACCCAGTTTTCTTGTGGGGGACACTtatctaaaacattttaaaggctATTGCTTTTTTTATTACATGATACTCTGCAGTATTCTATAAAGATGAATGCTTAGAAAAACCTGACGTGAACTACTGAACCTTTGTCTTTTAAAGTTACAATTGCTTTACTTTTTGAATGTTCCGTTTCTCTAAGTTAAAGGTTCATGAATCTTGATAGCtaacttaaaatacaaatgtCCAGAAGCTCTCCTAATTactgtttttaaatgatttgatTAATTATTACTATATTTCACTACATATATAGGAAAGTAAACAAAAGTCTACTCTCACCAACCAGGAAATGGTTACTACTTTGAATTTTGTTTACCAATTTCAGTGGGAGTGTAAGGCAGACTTGGACAACTCCTATCGCTTTGGAAGAATCGAAGTGAGCTGTGAAGGCTATGATTATCCAGATGACCCTTACATCTTAAGGGGATCTTGTGGTTTGCAGTATGGGTTAGAGTTAACCGAGGAAGGCCAAAGAAAAGCTCAGAACTTTGGTGGAAGCTTTAGCTCCAACTATTACCAGTCAAGTAAAGTGAATTCTCAGGATTCCTCTGATTCTGCTGCTGGAGTGATTGTCATAATAGTACTTCTGTTCCTTGCTTATGGATGTTACAAGCTATTCCTCAGTAATCAGCTGCCTCAACAGGATTTCTCTAACGGTGATGGATACTCTAGGACATCTTGGCAGAATAGTCAGACACCACCTCCTCCTGGTTTTAAATCCAGCTTCACAGGTATGGTTCTAAGCTTGTTGTAGTGTTAGAAATAAAAAGCAATGTGGTATTGCTCTGGCTTCAGCAAATGTGGGCggaaatagtttaaaaaacaaaaaaaaagtcttcatgCATTGCTGAGTGTGAATGTCAGTTATGgggccacaaaaacaacaaggagcccagtagcaccttaaagactaacagatttatttgggctttaaggtgccactggactccttgttgttttttgtggatacagactaacatggctaccccctgatacttgacaccagtTATGGGGCCCACAGTCATGATTTCATTATTAAAGTTGCAACTAGCTTTCTACTATACTCTTTAGAGGAGACTTTCAAAGGCGCAAATGGatgttaggtgcccaactcccactgacccTCAAAGAGAATTGGATGACTGGCTGCCCTTTGTCTTTGAAACTCTCGCGTTATTTTTAACAAACTTAACTTTTTTCAAAGCAGTCCTTTTAGTATGAAACTTCATATTTATTTGGTCAGAGTAGGAGAAGGGGGTTGGTCACAACTTGAAAGGAATCAAACATTTTgagtaaaattattttttatgtgggatgccattgtgctaggtgtttaaatacagaaaaaagaTAGTCCAGTGCTCCAAAGTTTATAAACTTAAATATAAGGAAAGAGATaccagatggatacagacagacccacaggggaacacaaggaaacaatgcGATAACATTGGAcaacatgataggcagtggtctcagcagatcagcagcccagccattgtcaagttttttgaaGGCTTCATGGCAAAGGGAGGTTTTGAGGAGGGAgttgaaggtggataatgagttacagtagaacctcagagttacaaacaccagaattatgaactgaccagtcaaccacacacctcatttggaaccggaagtacagagttgggcagcagcagagacctaaaaaaaaaaaaggcaaatacagtagagtgttaaatgtaaactactttttttttaaaaaaaaaagggaaagaagcattgtttttctgcatagtaaaatttcaaagctgtattaagtcaatgttcagttgtaaacttttgaaagaacagccataacatTTTTGTTCAGAGTTAGAAACAACCTCCATTTCTGAGGTGCTCATAATTCAGAGGTTGCACTGTAGTTGTGCGGATGTTTACAGGGAGTGCCTCCCAAGTGTGTGGAGAAAGCATGacagtgcttgtttgaaaatctaAGTAGTGGGCAACGGAGGCCGGCATCATTGGCTAATCGGAAGTGGGAGTCAATCTTTCAATACTGAATGAGAAGTAGGGTAAGGATAAATCAAGTGGAACCTTGAAAATTTAGTGCTGTGAAATAGTGTGGTGGTGAGCGCTTTTATATGTATGTTAATGGAACTTGTGCTCTTAAATTCCATAAGAGCTTTTTGCAAAATCTGTTCCCATTTGCTTATTCTGGAATTTCTAAACCATGTGTCTGTGCCGTGTGCCCATTAGTACCCTGGTGAGTTCCTACTGCACACCAATGGCTATTGTTAtcattattatgtatttgtattgtgAAGCACCTACAAAATCCAGCCGTGACCAGGACCCTACTGTGCTAGGTGTTGTCAAGCACAGAGCAAAAAGTCATTTTCTTCTTCCATCCTATTCCTTATCATCCAGGTTTAGCCAAGGTCCCTGTCCTTGCCAGGGCCAATAGATTTCAGACATGTTAGGAAATTTTCCCTGTTGTAAAAAAATTTTCTTTAACTCTTATCTCAAATACTTTATtgatccccacccctcccccccccaccccttggacTACTATGTCATAACATGCCTGTGAAGTTTCTGGCAGATTGGTTTAGATTGGAGTTCAGGGGGAGTTTAGACTGCCTTCTCTGATTACTTCcctttttattgtttatttttagtGATTATGAATATGTTTATCTCTGGAGTTAGTTTAGAGTGCAGTTCTATTCTAAAAAGTGACTGTAAATGACATAGTGAAATTCCACGTTGCCTCTGATTCCAGGTTAAAAGGCTTCTGCTAACAATTAAAAATATGCCTTTTTCTAACTGATGATTCTGCATGTTCAACCAGAGATTTAAGTCGAGCTGGGTTTCCCCTGACTCATGCATCACCAATAATGAAGATTTTGCAATCTGATCTTGGTTAACAGTTCTGTTAACATGCACTTGAGACAGAACTACCAGGAGAAAAATGTGGTATTGTTGTTTTAGTCATTAGATTGAGAACATACTACTCAACATACGCAGTTACTCAAAATGGCAGCAAATCTGTTGAGTGAGAAgactgggaggcagtgtggcctaataTATAAGGCACTGAGCAAGGTtttgttcccagctttgccactgacctgctatgtgaTCTTGAACATGTTGCTTCACCCTTGTTTCACCTTCCATACTTTATCTGTCTTGCCTGTTTAGAgtataagttctttggggcagggactatctcttaatGTGTTCTTGTGCAATGTCTAGTAACAAAGAGACCCTGATCTTGGATGGGGGCACTaagcattactgtaatacaattaTTAAacagaaggtgccattttttaatgtaatcacTTTCCAGAGCAGAACTGCTCCCTGAAGCTCTTCAAATGGGGATTGAGCCACTGAAGGAttaaagtccattgaagtcagtctcACAGTTAGTTCTTTGTTCAAATAATTCTTTTGTATGACTCTAAGGATGGCATGATGGTAAATTTGCCATTGACTCAAAGTTgatgattgttttttttttttgtttttcatttgcaaTTTGAATTAAGGAGCTGGTGGTTTTGGTGGCGGTTCCAGTTCTGAGGCCAGTTCAGGACCAGGGTTTTGGACTGGACTTGGAACAGGAGGCCTACTAGGATACTTGGCTGGTAGTCAAAGGTAAGCACTACGCTCGCTCTCTCCTTCCCTGTTCCCAGTAGTCTGTCCTCCTCGTGGTGTACGCTTTACCTAGCTACAAAATATTCACATTGCTTCTGGATTTGAGCTTGCAGCATCCTGCATCATCCAAGCTGCAAAATTCTGCCACGGTAGCAGTTCccagttggaagctgaagcttcAGCAGATGGGGCATTTTAAAAGGGTTCTTTAATACTGGTTTTGTATTTTGTATTGCCTACCACTGTAGCTTGTTTCGAtgaactgcaaattaaaaaaattgtataaaCAAGTTGTATGGAATATCTCCACTGTCATAGCTAAAAGCATTAAGAATAGAAGCAATTGTAAATTAGTAGGGCAGTTGATTAATTGctgttaactcatgcgattaactcaaattaatcgcagttttaattgcactgttaaacaatagaatatcaattgaaatttattaaatattttttgatgtttttctacattttcaaatgtatttatttcaattacagcacagaatacaaaccgtagagtgctcactttatattattttttattaaatattcgCACTGTaaaataatagtatttttcaattcacttcagaAGTACTGTAATGTGATCTCTTAATCGTGagagtgcaacttacaaatgtagatttttttttttttgttacataactgcactcaaaacaataTTAAAACTTGAGAggctataagtccactcagtcctacttcttgttcacccaatcactcagacaaacaagtttgtttacatttacgggagataatgctgcccgcttatttacagtgtcacctgaaagtgggaacaggcattcgcatggcacttttgtagctggcattgcaaggtatttacgtgccagatatgctaaacatgcgtatgctccttcatgcttcagccaccgttccagaggacatgcttccatgctgatgacacttgttaaaaatataatgcattaattaaatttgactgaactccttggggcagaattGTCTCTCTCCGGCTcgttttaatcatagaatcatataatatcagggttggaagggaccacaggaggtcatctaatccaaccccctgctcaa is a window encoding:
- the SARAF gene encoding store-operated calcium entry-associated regulatory factor, which codes for MRPGTVMAAGGRLLLISLLLLLSGPGLARGWDQPGRVLLREIQTLTLYRDGYTTSRRTSPVPQLQCTGGTAGCAYVPAIVQCYNKGWDGFDIQWECKADLDNSYRFGRIEVSCEGYDYPDDPYILRGSCGLQYGLELTEEGQRKAQNFGGSFSSNYYQSSKVNSQDSSDSAAGVIVIIVLLFLAYGCYKLFLSNQLPQQDFSNGDGYSRTSWQNSQTPPPPGFKSSFTGAGGFGGGSSSEASSGPGFWTGLGTGGLLGYLAGSQRAQPRSSYFPYANPYAGPTASPPPGGNSGGSTGPHTSGTRTASGFGGTKRR